The following proteins come from a genomic window of Girardinichthys multiradiatus isolate DD_20200921_A chromosome 8, DD_fGirMul_XY1, whole genome shotgun sequence:
- the sapcd2 gene encoding suppressor APC domain-containing protein 2, with amino-acid sequence MALIATDQNGTAVIYGRVGSRKEVIQVPVDGFKTNKMQPRETEYSTDGLPKAFLHSLRTLFDILDDERRGYVHISEIESRWRGAETRELPGGVLSSLRRVTPPHGCLTFERFVAGLRYSMLNPENSSHFKSQAAVHPQQGPRHPQKSAPPSTCNVGPRVENRVRPLGNVTNTQQHRASSLQSRVHPEEGAGFSACGQARYGAGFQRSGRSLERIPVAPEDGCYPADPGHATKPTQPQQSRIRNIESLALESPQLHEACVMKSGLPRSQSESATGLTGGSRRHGRSREEHRRHTISNGVDYGMLKQMKELEQEKDSLLSGLEVVERAREWYQGQIHNVTERQRQVGQSSHCAEFFADASPSRMNVLIPKLQEVNRCLNDLISCTGMPSFPSGGAQTAAVSTNSQPPAPAPPQAIRRLKDQNRLLTQEVTEKSERIAQLEQEKSALIKQLFEARARSTQDTSTMDSTFI; translated from the exons ATGGCTTTGATTGCGACTGACCAGAACGGAACCGCGGTGATTTACGGGAGAGTTGGGTCAAGAAAAGAGGTGATTCAAGTCCCCGTGGACGGCTTTAAAACGAACAAAATGCAACCCAGGGAGACGGAATATAGCACAGATGGGTTACCAAAAGCCTTTCTGCACAGCTTGAGGACTCTGTTTGACATTTTGGACGACGAGAGACGGGGGTATGTCCACATATCGGAGATAGAGAGCCGTTGGCGGGGCGCAGAAACCAGGGAGTTGCCCGGCGGCGTGCTCAGCTCCCTCCGGAGAGTCACCCCTCCTCATGGCTGCCTCACGTTTGAGCGGTTCGTGGCCGGGCTGCGGTACTCCATGCTGAACCCGGAGAATAGCTCCCACTTCAAGTCCCAGGCAGCTGTGCACCCGCAGCAAGGTCCGAGGCATCCCCAGAAATCCGCTCCGCCGTCCACATGCAATGTCGGACCTCGGGTGGAGAACAGAGTCCGTCCGCTGGGCAACGTGACAAACACCCAGCAGCACCGGGCGTCCTCCCTGCAGAGCCGGGTCCACCCGGAGGAAGGGGCAGGGTTTTCCGCTTGTGGACAAGCACGGTACGGCGCAGGCTTCCAGAGGTCCGGGCGGAGTTTGGAACGGATTCCCGTCGCTCCGGAGGATGGGTGTTACCCCGCCGACCCGGGCCATGCTACCAAACCAACCCAGCCGCAGCAGAGCAGAATCAGGAACATCGAGTCGCTTGCGTTGGAATCTCCGCAGCTTCATGAAGCAT GTGTGATGAAATCAGGTTTGCCAAGATCGCAGAGTGAATCAGCTACAGGATTAACTGGTGGTTCCAGGCGACATGGGCGGAGTCGGGAAGAGCATAGGAGGCATACCATCTCCAATGGAGTGGATTATGGAATG CTGAAGCAaatgaaggagctggagcaggaAAAGGATTCGCTGCTGTCAGGCCTGGAAGTTGTAGAACGTGCCCGAGAGTGGTACCAGGGCCAGATCCACAATGTCACAGAGAGACAACGACAAGTTGGACAAAGCTCTCACTGCGCG GAGTTCTTTGCAGATGCCAGTCCAAGCCGCATGAATGTTCTCATTCCCAAACTGCAAGAAGTCAATCGCTGTCTTAATGACCTGATTTCCTGCACTGGAATG CCATCATTTCCCAGTGGTGGTGCTCAGACAGCAGCGGTCTCCACTAACTCCCAGCCTCCGGCCCCGGCTCCTCCACAAGCCATTCGGAGATTAAAGGACCAGAACAGACTTCTGACTCAG GAGGTGACAGAGAAGAGTGAGCGGATTGCTCAGCTCGAGCAGGAGAAGTCGGCACTGATAAAGCAGCTTTTTGAAGCTCGAGCTCGCAGCACGCAGGACACCAGCACCATGGATTCCACCTTTATCTGA
- the LOC124873035 gene encoding proteinase-activated receptor 3 — protein MEVFDINISAVYITQRFANFSGEKTIYESCKDMPGVLIWYFSLQFTNMFLGIPTNLIVLWLIHKNKGDSSTSDIFIMHLAVLDVLFCLIPPLELASIVFLTISSPWYVLRFFYGIKDFSPLFLSCICLDRYMAVIHPITFTKLKDRQHRAVLAFLVWLIILAYASAKCVDKIVQFEQVFTVIILTTFAFMVFCNIAILWALRQSGPGQDVMHPVKKRAFKMVLIILAIIVFNYSPPVALLPFKEYFSPDVYRCYIHYIAFGLMDFSSTIQPLLYLSKEQFTCRLNCCRTNANGAQTK, from the coding sequence ATGGAGGTTTTTGACATCAACATCTCTGCGGTCTACATTACTCAAAGATTTGCAAATTTCAGTGGTGAAAAAACCATCTATGAGAGCTGCAAAGATATGCCAGGAGTTCTTATCTGGTATTTCAGTCTGCAGTTCACCAACATGTTCCTGGGCATCCCAACCAACCTCATAGTGCTGTGGCTCATCCACAAGAACAAGGGGGACTCCTCCACCTCAGACATCTTCATCATGCACCTGGCAGTTCTAGATGTGCTGTTCTGTCTCATCCCTCCCCTGGAGCTGGCCAGCATTGTCTTCCTCACCATTAGCAGCCCCTGGTATGTCCTGCGTTTCTTCTACGGCATCAAAGACTTTTCACCGCTCTTTCTGTCCTGCATCTGCCTGGACCGCTACATGGCTGTAATTCACCCCATAACCTTCACCAAGCTCAAGGACCGTCAGCACAGAGCAGTGCTGGCGTTTCTGGTTTGGCTTATTATTCTGGCCTACGCCTCGGCTAAATGCGTAGACAAGATTGTACAGTTTGAGCAGGTTTTCACAGTAATAATCCTCACAACGTTTgctttcatggtgttttgcaaCATAGCCATTCTCTGGGCACTGCGGCAGTCCGGGCCTGGCCAAGATGTGATGCATCCAGTGAAGAAGAGAGCCTTCAAGATGGTCCTGATTATCCTGGCCATCATTGTCTTCAACTACTCCCCTCCTGTTGCGCTTTTACCCTTTAAAGAATACTTCTCTCCTGACGTGTATCGGTGCTATATTCATTATATTGCCTTTGGGTTAATGGACTTTAGCAGCACCATTCAGCCTCTGCTCTATTTATCCAAGGAACAGTTCACATGTAGACTCAACTGCTGCAGAACCAATGCCAACGGGGCACAAACAAAGTAA
- the LOC124872774 gene encoding microfibril-associated glycoprotein 4-like, with protein MKLLSTLFLLLVSLLNSGVALALPLDCSDIFRQNPQQPSGVYTIYPIGATSAVQVFCDMSSLGGRWTVFQRRMDGSVNFYRPWSYYKTGFGNAAGEYWLGLTNLYHLSWRKKSELLVVMEDFAGSKVYARYFWFSVGPESLGYPLRVSGFADGGAGDSLSHHNGQKFSTFDKDQDSHSVNCARLFLGAFWYNNCHHTNPNGVYRWGADNTINAVGVEWSKWKGHNYSLKAISFMIRPV; from the exons ATGAAG CTCCTGTCCACTCTGTTCCTCCTCctggtttctctgttgaacagcGGTGTGGCTCTTGCCCTCCCTCTGGACTGCAGTGACATCTTTAGGCAGAATCCCCAGCAACCCAGTGGAGTTTACACTATCTATCCCATCGGAGCCACGTCTGCTGTCCAG GTGTTCTGTGACATGAGTTCTTTGGGAGGAAGATGGACA GTGTTCCAGAGGAGGATGGATGGCTCAGTAAACTTCTACAGGCCATGGAGTTATTACAAGACAGGCTTTGGGAATGCGGCTGGAGAGTACTGGCTCG gTCTGACAAACCTCTACCACCTAAGTTGGAGGAAAAAGTCTGAGCTGCTGGTCGTCATGGAGGATTTTGCAGGAAGTAAAGTGTATGCTCGTTACTTTTGGTTCAGTGTTGGTCCAGAGTCATTGGGATATCCTCTGCGAGTGTCTGGATTCGCTGATGGAGGGGCAG GAGACTCCCTGAGTCATCACAACGGACAAAAATTCTCCACCTTCGACAAAGACCAGGACAGTCATTCAGTCAACTGTGCTAGATTATTCCTGGGGGCGTTCTGGTACAATAACTGCCATCATACAAACCCAAACGGGGTTTATCGCTGGGGGGCTGATAATACCATCAATGCTGTTGGGGTGGAGTGGTCCAAATGGAAGGGCCATAACTACTCTCTGAAGGCCATCAGCTTTATGATCCGTCCTGTTTAG